The sequence ttttttttttgagataggcctgtaatgctatgaagtTCCTTCTTAGTGTTGCTTTCCTTGTGTCggacagattttggattgtttgttCTCATTTCCATTACTTTCAaggtatcttctgatttcttctttgatctcattgtttactcattcattgtttaatgccGTATTATTTAGCTTTcatatcttttcatgtttttcagtgttgttcttgtgattgatttctaatttcatatcatttagcattgtggtcagaaaagatgcttgatatgatgtGCATCTTCTTagatttattgagacttgttttgtgtcctaacctGTGGTCTACCCTAGAAAATGGTCCACAGGCActagaaaagtatgtatattctgctgctttaggttgaaatgctctgaagatatcaattaaattcatttgatgtAGTGTGTAGCTTAAGGCCATTGTCTCcccattgcttttctttctggaagatctatccattgaagtatatggggtgttaaaatccccaactatgcctgtatttctgtctctctctcactctatgtccatcaagatttcccttaaatatttagttgctcctatgttgagtgtgtatgtgtttatgagggttatatactcttgttggatcgttccctttatcattatgtagtgtccttctttgtctcttactatatagcCTTGGATTTAAAGTATAGTTTGTCAGGTATAGTATTCCTACCCagcttctttttccctttccatttgtatgaaatatctttttccaacccttgacttttagtctgtgtgtaacTTCTGATTTAAGTtgggtctcttgcaggcaacATATAtgagttttcatttcttatataGTTAgttaccctgtgtcttttggttgtaGCTTTTAAGTTATTTACACttaaggtgattttttaaaagatttaatttatttatttttagacagaggggcagggagggagaaggagagggagagaaacatcgatgtgtggttgcctttcttgtGCTCCCTAGTGAgtacctggcctgtaacccagataTGTGGCCTATAACCTAGGCATATGCCTTGACCTGGAATCGagccagtgaccttctggttgtcaggctggcactcaatccactgagccacaccagtggggcataatgtgattattgatagatacatatttagtgccattttattgttaggttattttccagtgtttttttttttctttctttctctttttcctcttctacttcttaAAGTATGCCTTTTtgacatttgttgcagtactggtttggagttaaaaactcctttagctttttcttgtgtgggaggctcctttgattttaaatgataacctttctgggtaaagtagccttggttgtagatccttgcttttcatcaccttgaatatttcacaccactcccttctggcttgaaatgtttctgttgagaaatgggATGATAATCTAGTTGGAGCTCCTTTTTatgtaactacctgtttttctcttgtggcttttaagattctcttcttgtctttaagccttgccattttaattatgtgtcttgatgTAAGCATCTTTGTGTCCAATGTGTTTGGggctctgaacttcctggacttgtgtgtctttttccttcaccagattaggaaagtttttggctattatttcttcaaatagcttctcaatcccttgcttgcTCGGCTTTCCTTTTGCTagtcccatgatgcagatgttgttgtgcttcatgttgtccaaaaagTTTGttggtttctctttattttttaaaaaaattcctttttattttgctgctctacttgggtgtttttttcctaccttgtgttctgaatcactgattcagtcctctgctttatccaatctgctgtttatttcttccagtgtattatttatttcagatagtGCATTCTTTTTTATCTGATTGATcctcttttaatgttttatgtctCTTTGAATGCTGTTGAGTAAACTTATAATCACTACTGTAAATTCTcaatctgataaattgcttgcctccatttcatctacttcttcttctagagaattctcttgttctttcatttggggcctgtttcgtTGTCTTTCAGTGTTGGCTAattccttgtatttgtttctatgtattaggttgaTGTGCAAAGATTTGTGCAGAAATTCTCAGATGTCTCTTTTTTCTGggcctgggcaacctgtttggagctgtCAGTGATCTATAGCATGTGGCTCCCTTGGCTTAGTCTGTTTGTGTGCAGTAAGAACCAGGCTGTGTACTAAGGTCAGCTTGTCCTAGCACTAGAACCTGGGAGGGTTAGCTAAAGTGTCAGAGCTCCCAAACATCTGCCTTAGTTGTCAAACTTAATCACTAATATAGCCTTAAGCTGTACTCAGAAGgctggcttaagctccacagcAGGGGCAGAGTAATTTCTGCAGGCAGGActattgcttcccttcaggctgatgtcatttggaggggagtgctctgcctgagaaagatggcaccaacagtatggggaatgactcagcacagggaccctggaggctgttctttcagttctctccccagagccaccatcCCTCTACTTCCCTCACATGTCTGTGCCCTTCCTCTGCCACAGCCCACAGTATGTGGCtggaattttgtgcattggccctttaagaggctttcTGTATCTCCAACTGTCTCACCTGTTGgaaaccctgttgcttttcacagctggatgttatctatATTTCTTTCCTGACTTTGGTATTGTAGTCTGGGATGCCCAGCTTGAAGTTGAGGCACCCCACTTCTCATGCAGAACTGCCCACTCCTGAAATATagctccagaacttcagctgccacccataggagctcagccagccctcttgtattctctgcactccctaccagtcatgttgtggtgacttcctttcttctgtctgtctgtggttataagtcTTTTCTCctgctagtgttcagttggttattctggatggtTTCTCtattatttagttgtaattctagattggtcctgTGAGGAGGTTCCTGTAGCTTGCATTTACTTTTCTGGTATCTTGGGTCTAGTATATGGTAATCTAAATGATAAAAATTGATTTATTGGAGATTATTTTTGACCATATAGACTTTGTAAAGTTAATGTGTACACTCAGAGATACACATGGATTAGTAGAAACTGTGGCCTTCATGGACATGAGAGTGTTGGAAGAAGAACACACTCAGAATGGATCATTGTGGGTGCCCCACTTGATGGCTCCTGGCATTGGGCATGGGTGAGGAAAATGCAGCCTCAGCTCTGGCTGGGAGTCTGTTTTCTTCCTCATATAGTCATAAGTGTGGGAAAAAGCACAAAGCAGTTTGGGGCCTTTTTCAGTCATGTATTTTGACTTTATCCAAGTTAAAACTCAGTGTGTGCCTCCACCATCTCCTTTGTAAGACAGACCTTGAAAAAAAGATTGTTCTCTTCATTAGTTTTTATAatgattaaattagttaatatggcatattatttaaaataggttCTAACATACAACAAGTGCCTGAGAAGTGTGAACTATTATTAGTTTTCTGACCAGTAAGTTTATCTCCTTCCTAATTTTTGAAGGAATTCTGTTGTGGCTTTCATCACTGTACTTGCTGGAATTTAGGGAATTTTGTAATATTATAACAAAAGGGGAATTAATAAGAAATActcatgttattttattatggcagcaTGATCTGTGGTCCCCATACATGGCACCAGGATATAATGCCATATTGAAGACGTGTTTGCTCTCAACAATTGTTTCACAATTAAGGTAATGAAATATTCCTGATGTTATTCCACAGAGATTAATTATGTGCCCTACTCCACATGTAGTATTGGTTTAATTTTAACTTGGTTTTGTAGACTTGAAGATTAACAACAATTAGGAACTTAAGGGACCCTTTCCCCAAAGGTTCAACTTACAGTTTAAGTCCCTAACATTGTACCATACTCATCTTAACATCTTCAGCGCATGGAGGAAATGTCTGTCACTCAGGTTTGTGAGCTAAAACTGGGCTCTggttacttaaaaattaaaatggatgtATTTCCCAGAACTTAAAGATATAGGTAACTCGTCTGTCTTGTAATTAGAGAATCATTTAACAGACCATATTCCTGTGCACTTACTATTTCAATGTaatgtgtttttgtctttttgtacTGAAATTAGACAATTTCATGTGGAACATCAAGTGTTGATGTGTATGAaagaatgcagacaactgtacctgaacaacaataaaaaatttaaaaaattatcaatatgacctttaaaaaaggaatgcaGAGTAAATAAATGGTAgtcttgctctcttctccctctccctctctctctctctctctctctctctggccaccctcctctctctctccctcctcacccctctcTTATTTACATTCTATGTCTCCCCACATCAAATTCTATAATGGAATCTAGATTTTATATCCATAAAGTAGCTCCCTGAATGTCACCCTAACTCTGAGGGTTGAATTCATGGACCCCTGAGTTTGTCATGGGGGATCAGGATGTATAGACTATTTCTGCTCAGTGAATGAAGTGAATCCTTTTAGATTTGTTTTGGGTTTACCATAAACTAGTTTCTTATTATCAGCCTAGAACATTAGGAAGGAGCGTTTCCaacttgatttttctgttttaactttGACGTAggtaaaaaatttgtatttttgggGTGGTGAAGTAATGAGAAAACCATGACTTTAGCATGGaggtttgttttcactttaaaattagtTCATGTTATGGAGAAAATACCGAGTTCTGCTTTCAGTCCAGAATCTCCACtcatttttcattatataatatgtgtataacACCATGGGTGCATCCCTCTAGGAAGGAGGGCAGAGAATAAAATGTGTCACCTTCCATATGACTGTTCTTCAAGGAAAGGTCTGAATGTTATTGTACATTGAGCTTACAGGATATTCAGTGTAACCACTTCCTCCCACCTACTACTAGAGGGAACTTGGGAAAGTTTTCACTTACCTCTTTCTCAGTGTGGGGAACAGACTGATCTTCTAAGGTTGTAGCCGAATCAAAGTGATAACATATGATATTTTTACCATGTATAGTCATATGTcaacataatacattttatttaaatctacATATATACAGCAACTGTACTAGGTatgttttttaaggaaacatttccataatattatttgaaataacatgATAACATTCTGTTTTAGAtaagatgtaccatagtttaatAATTGCTATTAAATCTACCtatgacaattatttttttcccattgtgaatattaaaataatgatgcaatgtggctttgaatatattttttcataatttgtaaATGTAATGAAGAATCTCTTATAACagcttacaaaaataaaatctctcatAAATATATCAGGTAGCTTTTACTATTGTCAGGGTTGACTTTGAATATATGTTGCCTAATAGCTTTGCAGAAAAATTGATACGAGAGTTATATCTTTCTGAGTCATTACTATTATTGATCACTATTACTATAATTGAGTTTGTTAATCTGACAACTAAAAATGATGATGgttcagtatatattttaaatatttttattttttatcctgaaTAATTCTAAATTTATAGAGAACTCAGAGCCACTGTTCTCAGAGATTTGTCACACTCCCAATCAAGAGAACTACACTAAAACTCACCTGCTGAAACTCTATGCTAGTGACAGACTGACctaaaaaattaatgattataAGATCACAATTGTTGTCTGTCTTGAACAAAATTTGTTACATTTTTCAGGGAACAGGAGTTGATCtcatgtggctttaaaaaaaatcattggatCTCTTTGAAACTCCATCAAAACATGTAATTTAATTCATCAACTCAATGCATTGTGGTAGGTAACAGTTGAGAATTATACATATTTCTGCTAATACTTTATATTTGGTCAGGGAGATTGGCTGACACACTGAGAATTTAGAATTATTTGACAATTTGTGTTTGACATCagtgagattttttaaagttaatataaatgtgtgttttctctCTTATTCCCATTTCAGAAGGCACACAAAACTTGTCATTTGGCTTTCTAAACCAGACATATGGTGGAACCTGGGGAGGGAAACTGCACCATTGTGATGGAGTTCATTCTTCTTGGATTATCAGATGTCCCTGAGCTGAGAGTgtttttctccttgctgttcctcATGATCTATGGAGTCACTGTTTTGGGCAACCTGGGCATGATTGCACTGATTCAGGTCAGCCCTCGACTTCATACTCCTATGTACTTTTTCCTTAGCCACCTGTCCTTTGTGGATTTCTGTTACTCCACGAAAATTGTGCCAAAGATGCTAGTTAATATTATAAATGAAGACAAAGCCATCTCCTTCCTGGGATGCATGgtccagttttatttattttgtgcctaTGGAATCACTGAAGTCTTCCTGCTAGCtgtgatggcctatgaccgctttGTGGCCATCTGTAGCCCACTGCTGTACATGGTCACCATGTCCCAGAAACTCCGAATGGTGCTGGTTTCTAGCTGCTACCTTGGCGGGACTGTGTGCTCTCTGATTCACTTGTGTTTAGCTCTTGAGATCCCATCCTACAGATCAAATGTGATTAACCACTTCTTTTGTGATCTGCCCCCTCTCTTATCTCTTGCTTGCTCTGATGTCACTGTGAATGAACTGTTGGTGTACATTGTGGCCTCCTTCAATGAGATCCTCACCATTGTGATCATCCTCACCTCCTACTTGTTTATTCTCATCACCATCCTGAGGATGCATTCTGCAGAGGGAAGGCACAAAGCCTTTtccacctgtgcctcccaccTCACAGCCATTGTTGTGTTACAGGGAACAATCCTTTTCAGTTATTGCCGGCCCAGTGCTGGCAACAGTGCAGATACTGACAAGGTGGCTGCAGTGTTCTACACTGTAGTGATTCCCATGCTGAACCCCCTGATCTACAGTCTAAGGAACAAAGATGTGAAAGAAGCTCTCAAAGGAGTGGTGAACTCCAAAATATTTTCCTAGAGAATATTTCGAAGTGGAAGCTGGTGGACGGCTGAGTCAGTGGGCCACAGTGTTGGAGTATAAAGAATAGCCAAGGAGTAGATCATGAGTGAGTTGTTTGATTCAGTGATCTTTGCACTTACTTTCAATTATCTACACAtcaacataaatatattattaatttgtatGGCAGCTTGACCAAGAACATATCTCAATTCTTTTCCTCAGTGTTCTCTAGGAagtctttataaaataattgagtaGATTTGTTGTAAGCATGGAGAGCTAATTGTGTTTTATGGCTGGAATGTGTTTTAAATGAACTGtcaatattaatgaaaatttaaacgAAGAAGTAGCAAATCTAGATTATTGTGTAAATTAGAGagggtttatttttctctaatagtAGTAATATTTATTAAGAGATGTCCTCATAGACATAATtatctaatatttaaatatttgtaatattatatttatcttttaaattttttctcattaatgtTGCTTgaattacttatattttcttcttgtgtCCTGTACCTCTTGTATGAggaaaaaatttgaaattattcacTTACTCTTGGTagaaagattgtatttattttttcaaagtaaaatgaaaactgtaCACAATATTGTACTGGTTCATGAAATACTTTAATAGGGTTATATGATTTCAAACTTacaactttaaattaaaataaaatttccaagtATTTGGATCTGTAATGTAACCAAAATGTTTTATGCTTATACAAATAAGCTACCTGCCCTTGTATATTGCTAGtaacttaatttttaacttatttgaaACAAGTGGAAAATTAGCAAACATGTTATATTGCTCTCGATTGGAATCAATGAACAGTTTGTGTTTAAAATGTAAGTCTTTATGTTTTCTCTCTATCCTGGTATAAgatgattacatttttttttgtgaatttGGAGATGTAAATCTTAATTTTATtctgaggaaatgaaaatagattGTTTAAGTGCTCTGACCAGTGTATTAAAATTAGTAAgtcataaaatgaaggaaataaatttagATTCAACCATAGAAGCATTatacttttcaataaatactgatgTAGCATTTCATGTCATTCCATTCTGTCACTTTAGATTTCAAATCATCTTTGTCACCCCTCACATCTGCTATGCATAACATGATTTATTTTAGTGTTATCTATTTTCTGTTACTCATGTGACTCTTCAATGAATTAGTTTTTGAAATCTATAACTTTGATAGAATTTTAATTGACTTCTAAAATAATTCATCATAAATTGAACTTGAATATTATTTTCAGTGTATATCATAGCTCTCATGTCCATCATAATTATTTTGACATTCATGGATCATAAGattactattatttcttttgttcttgagTCATACCTTGTTCTGTTGTTGAtctcagagaaaatgctttcagTTTCCATCACGGAGAATGATGTTAACCATAGGCTTGTTATATAtaccctttattatgttgaggtacatttcacatttttatcaTAGGTGTAGGACAGTGGTAGAATGATCTGGTTGtggaaacatttagaaataatttttactaaaaGCTGTTCTTTCTTATATAGCTTGAATTATGACAGGGTATAACTAGTATTTATTGTGTACCCCTATTATCAGGCTGCTCTATTTGAGGATATGTTTGGTGGTAGACTACTTTATAGGCACAGTAAACTGCAATTTGTCATGCACTCTCTTCCTCAATGTTCATTTTAGCAggtttaataaatatattcctttcatttcttggtaaagacacatctgataacttatttaatttaaaatggacTTCTTATGACATCCTAGAGAAATTTACTTTCTCAGATTCAGAGAAGGTTTAAAAAGTCTGTAGTATTACTCAttaaatgacaatttaaaaaacatattttaataacttttagttGAATCTTGTTTAAACCAATGTAATCAGACTTTTGGCTAAAGTGTAGGAGACGGCTAACTAGAAAGAGATTGTTTCTGATATTACAACACAAAAAGTTAGATACTCTGCAAACTCAAAGTTTTTCTGGAACCCATCAGATAGCAGAGGCCACTGGGTAACCCAATGACAAAAGCATAGAGTTCCAAGTAATGCGATTCCAATGCTAGAGAAGGGGATAGAATCTGCAGAGAGATCCACATGGAAAGAAATGCTCTAAAGCTTAGAATGGATTAGATATTGAGATCTCTGGCAAACCATGTCCTACCATAAAATAAGATGACTCTAGATGAATTTGAAGTTTGGGGCCTGTAGGgcaggcaacaaattgatgtttctcacattgatgtttctatctctttctctcttacccccctcccttttcctctaaaaatcaataataattttaaaaatatgtcttcaggtgatgattaaaacattttaaaaaggacaagagacattataaaatatttttaattgagtgcaaatcaaaacacaacttataaaattttaaaagagggaaatttagagctttaaaaagaaagatatttcttAAAACTAGTCCCTGAGAGAGCAGAcactctgtcttgttcctgatcttaaggagaaagcttttagtttttttccattgagtgtaatgttgtttgtgggtttctcatatgtggtttttattatgttgaggtatgctccctcttttctcactttgctgagtgcttgtTTCATAAAGtgctggattttttaaaatgatttttcagcATCCGTTGAAATGATCAtgagatttttgtccttcattttgtttatgtggtgtattatgtttactgattttttaaattttgtatttatttatttttagagagagaagggagggagatagagagagagagagaaacatcaatgtccagttgctgggggtcatggcctgcaacccaggcatgtaccctgctgggaatcgaacctgcgacactttggtttgcagcccacactcaatccactgagctatgccagccaggtatttactgatttttaaatatcataccatccttgcatccctgggatgaatcccacttaatcatggtgtatgatctttttaatgtatttctgtaaGTGGGTTGccactattttgttgaggattttttgtGTTATTGTTCATCAGAGAtcttggcttgtagttttctatgtttgttgtgtctttactgggttttgaaattaggatgatattggcctcataaaaaagtTTGGGGATCtttcatcttcttgaattttttggaagagtttgagaaggataggatttatttcttatttttatattttatttctttatttttagagagggaagggtgggagaaagagagagagagagaaacatcaatgtgaggttgctaggggtcatggcctgcaacccaggcatgcaccctgactgggaatcgaacctgcggcactttggtttgcagcccgcgctcaaaccactgagctacaccagccaggaggatttatttcttctttaaatgtttggtaaaatttacttgtggagccatctggtccagggcttttgtgtgccagtttatttgatcactgcttcaatttcacttgttgttattggtctattcagactttctgcttcttcttgattcagttttagaagactatatgtttctaggaatttgtacATTTTCCCCagattgtcaaatttcttggcatatagatgttcatagttatttcttacaatcctttgtatttctgtggtgttggttATAACCTCTTTTttcatttatggttttatttatttgggtccctgctcttttttccttgatgagtctggttaaaggtttgtcaattttgtttttcttttcaaagaaccagctcctggatttactgatcctttggATAGctttttcagtctctatgtcatttaagtctgccctgatcttgtttatttccttcaccatttcAATAAAGGGTGTTGGCAGatctggactggtacatgcaaaaaatgaaactagaccaccaacttacacaccATACACCATTATAAACTctaaatggataaaggacttaaatagaagGCATGACACCAAAAGGCTATatttcctagaggaaaacataggcaggaaaatttcagatatcccacatgacaatatttttgccagtctatatcctagggcaagggaaataaagtaaacaaacaaacaaacaaacaagaaacaatcaacaacaacaatgacaacaacaacaatgacaacaacaaaacaaatgggattccatcaaactgaaaagcttctgcatggctaaaggaaacatcagtaaaatgaaaaaggaactgactgtatgggagaacatatttgccaatgatatattggaaaagggttttatctccaaaatatataaaaggctaatacaactcaacaccaggaagacaatccaattaaaaaaaggggTATAGgatatgaatagacacttctccaaagaggacatacagatgacccataagcatatgaaaaaaatattcaacatcaccAGCTATatgagagatgcatattaaaaccataatgagataccacctcacacctgtcagaatggccatctttaatatatcaacaaacaataagtgctggtgaggatgcagagaaaagggattcccactgttggtgggaatgcagattggtgcagccactgtggaaaacagtgtggaattaaaaaaaaaaacaaactaaaaatggaactgtcttttggtccagtgattccactgctgggaatataccctaagaatcccgaatcccgaattcaaaacaacttttgcacccctatgttcatagcagtgccatttacagtagccaagggctggaaacagcctaagtgcccatcagtaaatgagtggatcaaaaaactgtgatacatttatacaatggagtatcacccagtggaaaggaagaaggaactcctaactTTTGAGATAGTGTAGATGAAaccagagagtattatgctaaatgaaataagccaggcagtgaaagacaaataccatatgatctcacctataagaagaatctaCAGAACAAAATGACAAAACCATACTCATTTATCTTTTGCTCTGAAAATTAAAGTAACTTTCAATCAATAgaagagtaaaaattaaaaaacaaagaaaccaacaaaaaccTGGTACCTTAGATTTCATATTTAAAGACTAGGAAAAAAAGGTGaactaaaaacaagcaaacaaacaaaaacccaaataaatgaaagcacataataaaaaatagagtaTAACCCAATAATACAAAGGtgaaaaacaatatagaaaacctataagtggaacctaataatcaaaacaaacaaatgagcaaaatagaaaatttaacaaaagtgGAAAAGTAGTTAATACCAAAATTACAAAACATGATGTTTATTCTGGTGTAAGGCAGACACATTATATCAATGTAATAACACTGATaattagaaaatgaacaaattagccttggctggccgtagctcagtggattgaccgcgggctgtgaaccaaagtgttgcaggttcaactcccagccagggtacatgcctgggttgcaggccataacccccagcaactcacattgatgtttctctccctctctctatctccctcccttccttctctaaaaataaataaataaaacttttttaaaaaattaacaaattaatggttgattgatttttgacaaagctACCAAGACTACTCATTCAGAAAGgacaatcttttcaataaatggtaagGAGTAATTGACTATTCATATGCAAAAACATGAGCTGAAATCTGCACCTCACACCATATATGAACATTGACTCAAGATGAGTCATAGACAAAAATTTAAGAACCACAGGTACAAGTGTATATCTGATGAAAGCTTTATACCCATAATATTAAAGAATAGTTAAATTAGAGGATAGGAAGTCAAATAGGCAAAATATTTGCATAAACATTTCACCAATGAAGAATGATTTTAACATGCCTcaattgtgaaaaataataacaattaaagaCAGCCTTCAAAacaccaatattttttttttgttaaagttttttttttaaagattttatttatttattttttttgggagggagatagagatagagatagagatagagagaaacatcaatgtgcggttgctgggggttatggcctgcaacccaggaatgtaccctggctgggaatcgaacctggacactttggttcccagcccgcgttcaatccactgagctacaccagccagggaaaacacCAATATTTCAAGTTATTCCTATTTTGACCCACAGGTTTCTACTCCTGGAGGTAACACATGACATATGATCTGgtgaaagctttttttctttttttagctgt is a genomic window of Phyllostomus discolor isolate MPI-MPIP mPhyDis1 chromosome 6, mPhyDis1.pri.v3, whole genome shotgun sequence containing:
- the LOC114499028 gene encoding olfactory receptor 5L2-like, whose translation is MVEPGEGNCTIVMEFILLGLSDVPELRVFFSLLFLMIYGVTVLGNLGMIALIQVSPRLHTPMYFFLSHLSFVDFCYSTKIVPKMLVNIINEDKAISFLGCMVQFYLFCAYGITEVFLLAVMAYDRFVAICSPLLYMVTMSQKLRMVLVSSCYLGGTVCSLIHLCLALEIPSYRSNVINHFFCDLPPLLSLACSDVTVNELLVYIVASFNEILTIVIILTSYLFILITILRMHSAEGRHKAFSTCASHLTAIVVLQGTILFSYCRPSAGNSADTDKVAAVFYTVVIPMLNPLIYSLRNKDVKEALKGVVNSKIFS